The following is a genomic window from Sporosarcina jeotgali.
TGGGATATTATATAATAAAATTAATTGAGTATATTCTGTTAATTTTATGAAGGTATTGAAATCGTTTTACTGAAATGGGAGATCTTGCATGACGCTGTGGATTCTAAGATTTCGATAACTCATTTGTTCCACAGCAGATTGATAGGATTATGGGAGGTTAGAAAGGTCATTAAAGGAGGTGAGTGCAGTTGTGAATGGAACGCAAAAAAACCTTAAGCGATACTAGTCTGCGCAGACCCAATCGCTTAAGGCAAAGCAGCTGGGTATACCAGCCTATATGCTAGTATACCCTTTTTAAACTAAAAATAAAGAGAAAACTGAAAAAGGGGAGTAGAATCTTGCATACTAAAGAGACTTATATCATTACAACAGAAACGAGTGTCATCTTTCCATATTTTAATGAGTGCGGCAGGTTGCTGTCTATGATACTAGAAGGGGATCAGATTGTGATTGTGCGCTGCTCACCGACAGAAATCATCGATTTCAATTTGCGTCGCGGCGGCAGCAGTTTGAAAGGTGCGGTGGAGGGAGCCAATGAGATCTTAGGAAGCAGTTCGTTGTCCCCGGTTGCGATCAGCAAAAAACATGGCATTTACATGACCCCTACCTGTTCATCCAGACTGCCC
Proteins encoded in this region:
- a CDS encoding competence protein ComK; protein product: MHTKETYIITTETSVIFPYFNECGRLLSMILEGDQIVIVRCSPTEIIDFNLRRGGSSLKGAVEGANEILGSSSLSPVAISKKHGIYMTPTCSSRLPECIWMAIGHVKQYVENEEKQVSVILNNGSRVDLPISFYKFDTRYLRACKLQYGIETNTDQVMKVREKYTQSYILKKNVKGLNYTEE